A part of Saccopteryx bilineata isolate mSacBil1 chromosome 8, mSacBil1_pri_phased_curated, whole genome shotgun sequence genomic DNA contains:
- the MUC20 gene encoding mucin-20 → MGFLWGLALSLFFCCWEAGAPGSSAGPSTHGPGPLVTVNHTEKPAVTLGVHTSLEEASQTTDLAETSVPSHIPLGTQTLDTQTSARTLIPASTISEAKTRKTKIIFPATKIKALTKITPSKFMIMITSPVETSATSDSFSGVGMSTAETITGSGLSVAVFDILCTDDSSEEEKRITVDALTVARSSAEARPLASESSSVPDITTSSALAPDLAVPPTALVAYTVTNIEVTDCSITEIEATAIIPGISDIDHSPTGGKTLSTPETSALPDFTGTKSHHTGTMTSSEILSTASTTESVSPDITVETPHITNSTSEGETTAAKATTPCRTLDPLEETSTPSAETASHSIVSGAVTSSTEAGPTMGKVTSSVGSSGRVYSFSEVATIKKSTHSETSTKDSTTSGPVLLGKSPLPSVHLTTANSSRETHITLAKTTASVKTSKTASRAGGKPLTATPTTVWTKQTTEVTTGGDEGFLLLRLSVASPEDLTDLRVAERLMHLLRHELHAYMPPSQVSLLRVRRG, encoded by the exons GTCCCAGCACCCATGGACCAGGCCCTCTGGTGACCGTGAACCACACAGAAAAGCCTGCTGTGACTCTGGGGGTCCACACAAGCTTAGAGGAAGCCTCCCAGACCACTGACCTTGCAGAGACTTCTGTGCCAAGCCACATTCCTTTAGGAACTCAAACCCTGGACACCCAGACCTCGGCTAGAACCTTAATCCCAGCCAGCACCATCTCAGAAGCAAAGACCAGGAAAACCAAAATCATATTTCCCGCAACAAAGATCAAGGCCCTCACAAAAATAACACCTTCCAAGTTCATGATTATGATCACCTCTCCTGTGGAGACATCGGCCACAAGTGACAGCTTCTCAGGAGTCGGAATGAGCACGGCGGAGACTATCACAGGTAGTGGTCTCTCAGTAGCTGTCTTTGACATCCTTTGCACTGATGACAGCTccgaagaggaaaagagaatcacAGTTGATGCCTTGACAGTGGCTCGTAGCTCCGCAGAAGCCAGGCCTCTGGCCTCTGAGAGCAGCTCAGTGCCAGACATCACCACCTCATCAGCCCTGGCACCTGACCTCGCTGTCCCACCTACAGCCTTGGTTGCCTACACAGTCACCAACATTGAGGTTACCGATTGCAGCATCACAGAAATAGAAGCAACTGCCATCATCCCAGGGATCTCAGACATAGATCACAGCCCCACAGGAGGAAAGACCCTGTCCACCCCTGAGACATCAGCTTTGCCTGACTTCACTGGCACAAAATCACACCACACCGGGACCATGACCTCTTCTGAGATCTTATCAACAGCCAGCACCACAGAATCAGTGTCACCTGATATCACAGTTGAGACCCCACACATCACCAATAGCACCTCAGAAGGAGAAACAACAGCAGCCAAGGCCACCACTCCTTGCAGAACTTTGGACCCCTTGGAAGAAACCTCAACCCCCTCTGCTGAGACGGCAAGTCACAGTATAGTCTCAGGAGCAGTTACAAGCTCCACAGAAGCTGGGCCAACAATGGGAAAAGTGACTTCCTCTGTTGGGTCCTCAGGTAGGGTCTACAGCTTCTCGGAAGTAGCCACCATCAAAAAATCCACCCACTCAGAGACTTCTACCAAAGACAGCACAACCAGTGGGCCTGTTCTCCTCGGCAAGAGCCCTCTTCCTTCTGTCCATCTGACTACAGCCAACAGCAGCCGAGAAACACACATCACCTTAGCCAAGACCACAGCCTCAGTAAAGACCTCAAAGACAGCCAGTAGGGCTGGAGGGAAGCCACTAACAGCCACACCTACCACCGTTTGGACAAAGCAGACCACAGAAGTTACTACAG GTGGGGATGAAGGCTTCCTCCTCCTGCGACTAAGTGTGGCCTCCCCGGAAGATCTCACTGACCTTAGGGTGGCAGAGAGACTGATGCACCTG CTCCGCCATGAACTGCACGCCTACATGCCTCCCAGCCAAGTCTCCCTGCTGCGTGTCAGGAGGGGCTAA